One Polypterus senegalus isolate Bchr_013 chromosome 10, ASM1683550v1, whole genome shotgun sequence DNA segment encodes these proteins:
- the snphb gene encoding syntaphilin isoform X3, with protein MSAPTSRKSLTGSRRFNPLKALQPKRRLQQMLSSPSARHMKYSSCSDNHGIKPPNPEQYLTPLQQKEVCIRHLRARLKETIDRLQERDTEVDELKAQLSRMQEDWIEEECHRVEAQLALKEAKKEIKQLKEVIDTVKDNISDKDMGIQKYFVDINIQNKKLETLLYSMEMAQNGSAREEGSALNLESAGGSPAKSLTRSSTYTKLSDHAVPEKNITDFNSFSAEETVDSGFVLGDNGTSRTELQEPGFLSEDASLITSYTAASRLPQSSTFEKLISSQSSMEIGINNHSFHQVQEQAIQTDFIHYNPDLDTIMEKVMKSQACSPTSTWISEEGEDMEMVPLDHQNQILSECVCAMDLASTDPSTMIMVTSTDWPSAVSSPDNCQPTLKQPISALGQIDSPDKMEVVKVEDDDDDDELDEEQNPKEAPTAKSPEKSYWSRHFLVDLLAVAVPIVPTVAWLCRGQRRNGQPVYNISSLLRGCCAVALQSIRKISGGCQMNGGTQI; from the exons acGGCACATGAAGTACTCCTCCTGCAGTGATAACCATGGCATTAAGCCACCAAACCCCGAGCAGTACTTGACTCCATTGCAGCAGAAGGAAGTCTGTATCCGTCACCTGCGAGCCAGACTAAAGGAAACCATAGACCGACTGCAGGAGAG GGACACGGAAGTTGATGAACTCAAAGCTCAGCTCTCGAGAATGCAGGAGGATTGGATTGAAGAGGAATGCCATCGGGTTGAAGCACAACTTGCACTAAAAGAAGCCAAGAAAGAGATTAAACAGCTGAAAGAAGTCATTGACACTGTCAAGGATAACATTTCTGATAAGGATATGGGCATTCAAAAGTACTTTGTTGATATCAACATCCAGAACAAAAAGTTGGAAACCTTACTATACAGTATGGAAATGGCACAGAATGGCTCAGCAAGAGAAGAAGGAAGTGCTCTAAATCTGGAATCTGCAGGTGGATCCCCAGCTAAATCCTTAACAAGAAGCTCTACCTACACAAAATTAAGTGACCATGCAGTTCCAGAAAAGAACATTACTGATTTTAATAGTTTTTCAGCAGAAGAGACAGTAGACAGTGGCTTTGTTTTAGGCGATAATGGCACCAGCAGAACAGAGCTTCAGGAACCTGGCTTCTTATCAGAGGATGCTTCTTTAATTACTTCATACACAGCTGCCTCCAGACTCCCACAAAGTTCCACCTTTGAAAAACTGATAAGTAGTCAGAGTAGCATGGAAATTGGGATCAATAACCATAGCTTTCATCAAGTCCAGGAGCAAGCCATACAAACCGACTTTATCCACTACAACCCAGACCTGGACACCATCATGGAAAAAGTAATGAAATCTCAGGCATGTAGTCCTACATCTACATGGATATCTGAAGAAGGAGAGGATATGGAGATGGTTCCCTTGGATCACCAAAACCAGATACTATCGGAGTGTGTCTGTGCAATGGATTTGGCTTCTACTGATCCCAGCACGATGATTATGGTAACTAGTACTGACTGGCCAAGTGCTGTCTCAAGTCCTGACAACTGCCAGCCAACCCTAAAGCAACCCATAAGTGCATTGGGGCAAATAGACAGCCCGGACAAAATGGaggtggtgaaggtggaggatgatgatgatgatgatgaacttGATGAAGAGCAAAATCCTAAGGAGGCACCAACAgcaaaaagtccagagaagagctactGGAGCCGACACTTCTTAGTGGACCTCCTGGCTGTAGCTGTACCTATAGTGCCTACAGTGGCCTGGCTGTGCCGTGGCCAGCGTCGGAATGGTCAGCCAGTCTACAACATCAGCTCTTTGCTTCGTGGTTGTTGTGCTGTAGCACTGCAGTCCATTCGTAAGATCAGTGGAGGGTGTCAAATGAATGGTGGAACTCAAATATAA
- the snphb gene encoding syntaphilin isoform X2 translates to MSAPTSRKSLTGSRRRPSPPVSAGTSLREPFCTSSLSSSSNSGSCKGSDGSPTPRRHMKYSSCSDNHGIKPPNPEQYLTPLQQKEVCIRHLRARLKETIDRLQERDTEVDELKAQLSRMQEDWIEEECHRVEAQLALKEAKKEIKQLKEVIDTVKDNISDKDMGIQKYFVDINIQNKKLETLLYSMEMAQNGSAREEGSALNLESAGGSPAKSLTRSSTYTKLSDHAVPEKNITDFNSFSAEETVDSGFVLGDNGTSRTELQEPGFLSEDASLITSYTAASRLPQSSTFEKLISSQSSMEIGINNHSFHQVQEQAIQTDFIHYNPDLDTIMEKVMKSQACSPTSTWISEEGEDMEMVPLDHQNQILSECVCAMDLASTDPSTMIMVTSTDWPSAVSSPDNCQPTLKQPISALGQIDSPDKMEVVKVEDDDDDDELDEEQNPKEAPTAKSPEKSYWSRHFLVDLLAVAVPIVPTVAWLCRGQRRNGQPVYNISSLLRGCCAVALQSIRKISGGCQMNGGTQI, encoded by the exons GCGACCATCTCCTCCTGTCAGTGCTGGGACATCTCTCCGTGAACCCTTCTGCACATCCTCCTTAAGTAGCAGCAGTAATTCTGGCTCTTGTAAAGGTAGTGATGGAAGTCCAACCCCCAG acGGCACATGAAGTACTCCTCCTGCAGTGATAACCATGGCATTAAGCCACCAAACCCCGAGCAGTACTTGACTCCATTGCAGCAGAAGGAAGTCTGTATCCGTCACCTGCGAGCCAGACTAAAGGAAACCATAGACCGACTGCAGGAGAG GGACACGGAAGTTGATGAACTCAAAGCTCAGCTCTCGAGAATGCAGGAGGATTGGATTGAAGAGGAATGCCATCGGGTTGAAGCACAACTTGCACTAAAAGAAGCCAAGAAAGAGATTAAACAGCTGAAAGAAGTCATTGACACTGTCAAGGATAACATTTCTGATAAGGATATGGGCATTCAAAAGTACTTTGTTGATATCAACATCCAGAACAAAAAGTTGGAAACCTTACTATACAGTATGGAAATGGCACAGAATGGCTCAGCAAGAGAAGAAGGAAGTGCTCTAAATCTGGAATCTGCAGGTGGATCCCCAGCTAAATCCTTAACAAGAAGCTCTACCTACACAAAATTAAGTGACCATGCAGTTCCAGAAAAGAACATTACTGATTTTAATAGTTTTTCAGCAGAAGAGACAGTAGACAGTGGCTTTGTTTTAGGCGATAATGGCACCAGCAGAACAGAGCTTCAGGAACCTGGCTTCTTATCAGAGGATGCTTCTTTAATTACTTCATACACAGCTGCCTCCAGACTCCCACAAAGTTCCACCTTTGAAAAACTGATAAGTAGTCAGAGTAGCATGGAAATTGGGATCAATAACCATAGCTTTCATCAAGTCCAGGAGCAAGCCATACAAACCGACTTTATCCACTACAACCCAGACCTGGACACCATCATGGAAAAAGTAATGAAATCTCAGGCATGTAGTCCTACATCTACATGGATATCTGAAGAAGGAGAGGATATGGAGATGGTTCCCTTGGATCACCAAAACCAGATACTATCGGAGTGTGTCTGTGCAATGGATTTGGCTTCTACTGATCCCAGCACGATGATTATGGTAACTAGTACTGACTGGCCAAGTGCTGTCTCAAGTCCTGACAACTGCCAGCCAACCCTAAAGCAACCCATAAGTGCATTGGGGCAAATAGACAGCCCGGACAAAATGGaggtggtgaaggtggaggatgatgatgatgatgatgaacttGATGAAGAGCAAAATCCTAAGGAGGCACCAACAgcaaaaagtccagagaagagctactGGAGCCGACACTTCTTAGTGGACCTCCTGGCTGTAGCTGTACCTATAGTGCCTACAGTGGCCTGGCTGTGCCGTGGCCAGCGTCGGAATGGTCAGCCAGTCTACAACATCAGCTCTTTGCTTCGTGGTTGTTGTGCTGTAGCACTGCAGTCCATTCGTAAGATCAGTGGAGGGTGTCAAATGAATGGTGGAACTCAAATATAA
- the snphb gene encoding syntaphilin isoform X5 has product MKYSSCSDNHGIKPPNPEQYLTPLQQKEVCIRHLRARLKETIDRLQERDTEVDELKAQLSRMQEDWIEEECHRVEAQLALKEAKKEIKQLKEVIDTVKDNISDKDMGIQKYFVDINIQNKKLETLLYSMEMAQNGSAREEGSALNLESAGGSPAKSLTRSSTYTKLSDHAVPEKNITDFNSFSAEETVDSGFVLGDNGTSRTELQEPGFLSEDASLITSYTAASRLPQSSTFEKLISSQSSMEIGINNHSFHQVQEQAIQTDFIHYNPDLDTIMEKVMKSQACSPTSTWISEEGEDMEMVPLDHQNQILSECVCAMDLASTDPSTMIMVTSTDWPSAVSSPDNCQPTLKQPISALGQIDSPDKMEVVKVEDDDDDDELDEEQNPKEAPTAKSPEKSYWSRHFLVDLLAVAVPIVPTVAWLCRGQRRNGQPVYNISSLLRGCCAVALQSIRKISGGCQMNGGTQI; this is encoded by the exons ATGAAGTACTCCTCCTGCAGTGATAACCATGGCATTAAGCCACCAAACCCCGAGCAGTACTTGACTCCATTGCAGCAGAAGGAAGTCTGTATCCGTCACCTGCGAGCCAGACTAAAGGAAACCATAGACCGACTGCAGGAGAG GGACACGGAAGTTGATGAACTCAAAGCTCAGCTCTCGAGAATGCAGGAGGATTGGATTGAAGAGGAATGCCATCGGGTTGAAGCACAACTTGCACTAAAAGAAGCCAAGAAAGAGATTAAACAGCTGAAAGAAGTCATTGACACTGTCAAGGATAACATTTCTGATAAGGATATGGGCATTCAAAAGTACTTTGTTGATATCAACATCCAGAACAAAAAGTTGGAAACCTTACTATACAGTATGGAAATGGCACAGAATGGCTCAGCAAGAGAAGAAGGAAGTGCTCTAAATCTGGAATCTGCAGGTGGATCCCCAGCTAAATCCTTAACAAGAAGCTCTACCTACACAAAATTAAGTGACCATGCAGTTCCAGAAAAGAACATTACTGATTTTAATAGTTTTTCAGCAGAAGAGACAGTAGACAGTGGCTTTGTTTTAGGCGATAATGGCACCAGCAGAACAGAGCTTCAGGAACCTGGCTTCTTATCAGAGGATGCTTCTTTAATTACTTCATACACAGCTGCCTCCAGACTCCCACAAAGTTCCACCTTTGAAAAACTGATAAGTAGTCAGAGTAGCATGGAAATTGGGATCAATAACCATAGCTTTCATCAAGTCCAGGAGCAAGCCATACAAACCGACTTTATCCACTACAACCCAGACCTGGACACCATCATGGAAAAAGTAATGAAATCTCAGGCATGTAGTCCTACATCTACATGGATATCTGAAGAAGGAGAGGATATGGAGATGGTTCCCTTGGATCACCAAAACCAGATACTATCGGAGTGTGTCTGTGCAATGGATTTGGCTTCTACTGATCCCAGCACGATGATTATGGTAACTAGTACTGACTGGCCAAGTGCTGTCTCAAGTCCTGACAACTGCCAGCCAACCCTAAAGCAACCCATAAGTGCATTGGGGCAAATAGACAGCCCGGACAAAATGGaggtggtgaaggtggaggatgatgatgatgatgatgaacttGATGAAGAGCAAAATCCTAAGGAGGCACCAACAgcaaaaagtccagagaagagctactGGAGCCGACACTTCTTAGTGGACCTCCTGGCTGTAGCTGTACCTATAGTGCCTACAGTGGCCTGGCTGTGCCGTGGCCAGCGTCGGAATGGTCAGCCAGTCTACAACATCAGCTCTTTGCTTCGTGGTTGTTGTGCTGTAGCACTGCAGTCCATTCGTAAGATCAGTGGAGGGTGTCAAATGAATGGTGGAACTCAAATATAA
- the snphb gene encoding syntaphilin isoform X4 translates to MSAPTSRKSLTGSRRRHMKYSSCSDNHGIKPPNPEQYLTPLQQKEVCIRHLRARLKETIDRLQERDTEVDELKAQLSRMQEDWIEEECHRVEAQLALKEAKKEIKQLKEVIDTVKDNISDKDMGIQKYFVDINIQNKKLETLLYSMEMAQNGSAREEGSALNLESAGGSPAKSLTRSSTYTKLSDHAVPEKNITDFNSFSAEETVDSGFVLGDNGTSRTELQEPGFLSEDASLITSYTAASRLPQSSTFEKLISSQSSMEIGINNHSFHQVQEQAIQTDFIHYNPDLDTIMEKVMKSQACSPTSTWISEEGEDMEMVPLDHQNQILSECVCAMDLASTDPSTMIMVTSTDWPSAVSSPDNCQPTLKQPISALGQIDSPDKMEVVKVEDDDDDDELDEEQNPKEAPTAKSPEKSYWSRHFLVDLLAVAVPIVPTVAWLCRGQRRNGQPVYNISSLLRGCCAVALQSIRKISGGCQMNGGTQI, encoded by the exons acGGCACATGAAGTACTCCTCCTGCAGTGATAACCATGGCATTAAGCCACCAAACCCCGAGCAGTACTTGACTCCATTGCAGCAGAAGGAAGTCTGTATCCGTCACCTGCGAGCCAGACTAAAGGAAACCATAGACCGACTGCAGGAGAG GGACACGGAAGTTGATGAACTCAAAGCTCAGCTCTCGAGAATGCAGGAGGATTGGATTGAAGAGGAATGCCATCGGGTTGAAGCACAACTTGCACTAAAAGAAGCCAAGAAAGAGATTAAACAGCTGAAAGAAGTCATTGACACTGTCAAGGATAACATTTCTGATAAGGATATGGGCATTCAAAAGTACTTTGTTGATATCAACATCCAGAACAAAAAGTTGGAAACCTTACTATACAGTATGGAAATGGCACAGAATGGCTCAGCAAGAGAAGAAGGAAGTGCTCTAAATCTGGAATCTGCAGGTGGATCCCCAGCTAAATCCTTAACAAGAAGCTCTACCTACACAAAATTAAGTGACCATGCAGTTCCAGAAAAGAACATTACTGATTTTAATAGTTTTTCAGCAGAAGAGACAGTAGACAGTGGCTTTGTTTTAGGCGATAATGGCACCAGCAGAACAGAGCTTCAGGAACCTGGCTTCTTATCAGAGGATGCTTCTTTAATTACTTCATACACAGCTGCCTCCAGACTCCCACAAAGTTCCACCTTTGAAAAACTGATAAGTAGTCAGAGTAGCATGGAAATTGGGATCAATAACCATAGCTTTCATCAAGTCCAGGAGCAAGCCATACAAACCGACTTTATCCACTACAACCCAGACCTGGACACCATCATGGAAAAAGTAATGAAATCTCAGGCATGTAGTCCTACATCTACATGGATATCTGAAGAAGGAGAGGATATGGAGATGGTTCCCTTGGATCACCAAAACCAGATACTATCGGAGTGTGTCTGTGCAATGGATTTGGCTTCTACTGATCCCAGCACGATGATTATGGTAACTAGTACTGACTGGCCAAGTGCTGTCTCAAGTCCTGACAACTGCCAGCCAACCCTAAAGCAACCCATAAGTGCATTGGGGCAAATAGACAGCCCGGACAAAATGGaggtggtgaaggtggaggatgatgatgatgatgatgaacttGATGAAGAGCAAAATCCTAAGGAGGCACCAACAgcaaaaagtccagagaagagctactGGAGCCGACACTTCTTAGTGGACCTCCTGGCTGTAGCTGTACCTATAGTGCCTACAGTGGCCTGGCTGTGCCGTGGCCAGCGTCGGAATGGTCAGCCAGTCTACAACATCAGCTCTTTGCTTCGTGGTTGTTGTGCTGTAGCACTGCAGTCCATTCGTAAGATCAGTGGAGGGTGTCAAATGAATGGTGGAACTCAAATATAA
- the snphb gene encoding syntaphilin isoform X1, translated as MSAPTSRKSLTGSRRFNPLKALQPKRRLQQMLSSPSARPSPPVSAGTSLREPFCTSSLSSSSNSGSCKGSDGSPTPRRHMKYSSCSDNHGIKPPNPEQYLTPLQQKEVCIRHLRARLKETIDRLQERDTEVDELKAQLSRMQEDWIEEECHRVEAQLALKEAKKEIKQLKEVIDTVKDNISDKDMGIQKYFVDINIQNKKLETLLYSMEMAQNGSAREEGSALNLESAGGSPAKSLTRSSTYTKLSDHAVPEKNITDFNSFSAEETVDSGFVLGDNGTSRTELQEPGFLSEDASLITSYTAASRLPQSSTFEKLISSQSSMEIGINNHSFHQVQEQAIQTDFIHYNPDLDTIMEKVMKSQACSPTSTWISEEGEDMEMVPLDHQNQILSECVCAMDLASTDPSTMIMVTSTDWPSAVSSPDNCQPTLKQPISALGQIDSPDKMEVVKVEDDDDDDELDEEQNPKEAPTAKSPEKSYWSRHFLVDLLAVAVPIVPTVAWLCRGQRRNGQPVYNISSLLRGCCAVALQSIRKISGGCQMNGGTQI; from the exons GCGACCATCTCCTCCTGTCAGTGCTGGGACATCTCTCCGTGAACCCTTCTGCACATCCTCCTTAAGTAGCAGCAGTAATTCTGGCTCTTGTAAAGGTAGTGATGGAAGTCCAACCCCCAG acGGCACATGAAGTACTCCTCCTGCAGTGATAACCATGGCATTAAGCCACCAAACCCCGAGCAGTACTTGACTCCATTGCAGCAGAAGGAAGTCTGTATCCGTCACCTGCGAGCCAGACTAAAGGAAACCATAGACCGACTGCAGGAGAG GGACACGGAAGTTGATGAACTCAAAGCTCAGCTCTCGAGAATGCAGGAGGATTGGATTGAAGAGGAATGCCATCGGGTTGAAGCACAACTTGCACTAAAAGAAGCCAAGAAAGAGATTAAACAGCTGAAAGAAGTCATTGACACTGTCAAGGATAACATTTCTGATAAGGATATGGGCATTCAAAAGTACTTTGTTGATATCAACATCCAGAACAAAAAGTTGGAAACCTTACTATACAGTATGGAAATGGCACAGAATGGCTCAGCAAGAGAAGAAGGAAGTGCTCTAAATCTGGAATCTGCAGGTGGATCCCCAGCTAAATCCTTAACAAGAAGCTCTACCTACACAAAATTAAGTGACCATGCAGTTCCAGAAAAGAACATTACTGATTTTAATAGTTTTTCAGCAGAAGAGACAGTAGACAGTGGCTTTGTTTTAGGCGATAATGGCACCAGCAGAACAGAGCTTCAGGAACCTGGCTTCTTATCAGAGGATGCTTCTTTAATTACTTCATACACAGCTGCCTCCAGACTCCCACAAAGTTCCACCTTTGAAAAACTGATAAGTAGTCAGAGTAGCATGGAAATTGGGATCAATAACCATAGCTTTCATCAAGTCCAGGAGCAAGCCATACAAACCGACTTTATCCACTACAACCCAGACCTGGACACCATCATGGAAAAAGTAATGAAATCTCAGGCATGTAGTCCTACATCTACATGGATATCTGAAGAAGGAGAGGATATGGAGATGGTTCCCTTGGATCACCAAAACCAGATACTATCGGAGTGTGTCTGTGCAATGGATTTGGCTTCTACTGATCCCAGCACGATGATTATGGTAACTAGTACTGACTGGCCAAGTGCTGTCTCAAGTCCTGACAACTGCCAGCCAACCCTAAAGCAACCCATAAGTGCATTGGGGCAAATAGACAGCCCGGACAAAATGGaggtggtgaaggtggaggatgatgatgatgatgatgaacttGATGAAGAGCAAAATCCTAAGGAGGCACCAACAgcaaaaagtccagagaagagctactGGAGCCGACACTTCTTAGTGGACCTCCTGGCTGTAGCTGTACCTATAGTGCCTACAGTGGCCTGGCTGTGCCGTGGCCAGCGTCGGAATGGTCAGCCAGTCTACAACATCAGCTCTTTGCTTCGTGGTTGTTGTGCTGTAGCACTGCAGTCCATTCGTAAGATCAGTGGAGGGTGTCAAATGAATGGTGGAACTCAAATATAA